One stretch of Planococcus sp. PAMC 21323 DNA includes these proteins:
- a CDS encoding M20 metallopeptidase family protein, producing MTVAKQLDRLYEEMVEMRRHLHMNPELSHQEVATPAFIAERLEEIGVEVRRNVGGRGVVGTIRGGKPGKTIAFRADFDALPIDDQKNVSYKSTVPGVMHACGHDGHTAALLGFAKAMVAMREDLPGTIVLIHQFGEELSPGGARAMIEDGCLDGVDAVYGAHLQSKMDYGRVYLRDGFLQASEDAIKIIVHGSGTHGAEPHQGIDPILVASHIIVAIQSIVSRNANPLKELVVSIGKFHAGDADNVISSKAVLEGTIRVFDPELRILAGQRLRTIVENIAIAMGATAELIVETGYDSLWNHPAETDIVRAAARDVLGDENVVEIDPVMPVEDFTYYTQVKPGAYFFVGAKMENDSLVYPHHHENFDFNENAMLVTAKVFAAIYFEAQKSGADSIPVDLDSI from the coding sequence ATGACTGTAGCAAAACAGCTCGATAGATTGTACGAAGAAATGGTTGAGATGAGAAGACATTTGCATATGAATCCAGAACTATCGCACCAAGAAGTTGCGACTCCTGCTTTTATTGCTGAGCGTTTAGAAGAGATAGGTGTTGAAGTGCGCCGTAATGTAGGTGGGCGTGGTGTGGTTGGCACGATTCGTGGCGGCAAGCCTGGCAAAACGATTGCGTTTCGTGCCGATTTTGATGCGTTGCCGATTGATGATCAAAAAAACGTCTCTTATAAATCTACCGTGCCTGGCGTCATGCACGCTTGTGGACACGATGGTCATACAGCTGCGTTGCTTGGATTTGCGAAAGCGATGGTTGCTATGCGAGAAGATTTACCTGGCACGATCGTACTGATCCACCAATTTGGTGAGGAACTATCGCCAGGTGGTGCACGTGCTATGATCGAAGATGGTTGCTTGGATGGCGTCGATGCAGTTTATGGTGCTCACTTGCAGAGCAAAATGGATTATGGCCGCGTTTATTTGCGGGACGGCTTTTTGCAAGCTTCTGAAGATGCCATCAAAATTATTGTCCATGGTTCTGGAACTCACGGCGCAGAACCTCATCAAGGCATCGATCCGATTTTAGTCGCGAGTCACATTATAGTCGCGATTCAATCGATCGTCAGCCGCAACGCCAATCCATTAAAAGAATTGGTCGTCTCTATTGGGAAATTCCATGCAGGTGACGCCGACAACGTTATTTCAAGCAAAGCTGTTCTAGAAGGTACCATTCGCGTTTTTGATCCTGAGCTTCGTATTCTCGCGGGACAGCGTTTGCGGACAATTGTGGAAAATATCGCCATCGCGATGGGTGCTACTGCCGAATTGATAGTTGAAACAGGATATGATTCACTTTGGAATCACCCTGCTGAAACAGATATTGTTCGTGCTGCCGCGCGCGACGTGCTGGGAGATGAAAATGTAGTGGAAATTGATCCGGTAATGCCGGTTGAAGATTTCACGTATTATACACAGGTAAAGCCAGGCGCGTACTTTTTTGTTGGCGCCAAAATGGAAAATGACTCATTAGTTTACCCACATCATCATGAAAACTTTGATTTTAATGAAAACGCCATGTTGGTAACGGCAAAAGTGTTTGCTGCGATTTACTTTGAAGCGCAAAAATCTGGCGCGGACAGTATTCCGGTTGATTTGGACAGTATCTGA
- a CDS encoding mandelate racemase/muconate lactonizing enzyme family protein, protein MKIIKASLHAVRFPLNEPFIISYATYPDMPALIVALETDTGLVGYGEAVPDEHVTGEYFTAAYEILKEQFLPAIIGMSPFDIEAIHSKMNALMSRNPASKAAVDIACYDLMGKAVGQPVYNLIGGQATPHLDYPKVLSIEAPEIMAEKAKKAVEMGYASLKLKVGKGQAQEDVDRILAVREAVGKDMPIRVDVNQGWKSPGIAVAAIKQLESANIAWIEQPIRMGDIRGLAEVRSKTAVPIMADESIQSMEDLLEIIRLQAADVLNIKLMKCAGIFHAIQMAKTAEAAGMLCQIGSMVESSVGSAAGYHVAMSRINIESTELTGPLLFSEEIGDLTYEHPYVLLSDKPGLGIEVNQAQLDKLTVKSCMIE, encoded by the coding sequence ATGAAAATCATTAAAGCAAGCTTGCACGCAGTCAGATTTCCGCTCAATGAACCATTTATCATCTCCTATGCAACTTACCCAGATATGCCAGCATTGATTGTTGCCTTAGAAACAGATACAGGTCTTGTCGGGTACGGGGAAGCGGTCCCTGATGAGCATGTAACGGGAGAGTATTTCACTGCTGCCTATGAAATTTTAAAAGAACAATTTCTGCCGGCGATTATTGGAATGAGTCCGTTTGATATAGAAGCTATTCATTCGAAAATGAATGCCTTAATGTCGCGAAATCCAGCATCTAAAGCAGCTGTTGATATTGCTTGCTACGACTTAATGGGCAAAGCTGTTGGACAGCCCGTTTACAATTTAATCGGTGGGCAAGCGACTCCTCATTTAGATTACCCTAAAGTGTTGAGCATTGAAGCACCTGAGATTATGGCTGAAAAAGCGAAAAAAGCTGTTGAAATGGGCTATGCCTCATTAAAGCTCAAAGTTGGAAAAGGACAAGCGCAAGAAGATGTGGATCGGATTTTAGCTGTTCGTGAAGCAGTAGGAAAAGATATGCCTATTCGTGTTGACGTTAACCAAGGGTGGAAATCACCAGGTATTGCCGTAGCGGCGATCAAACAATTAGAAAGCGCTAATATTGCTTGGATTGAACAGCCAATTCGTATGGGAGATATTCGGGGGCTAGCAGAAGTTCGCTCGAAAACAGCTGTTCCGATTATGGCTGACGAAAGCATTCAATCGATGGAAGATTTACTAGAAATTATTCGTCTGCAGGCAGCTGACGTTCTTAATATCAAACTAATGAAATGTGCCGGCATTTTCCATGCCATCCAAATGGCGAAAACAGCTGAAGCAGCTGGCATGTTGTGCCAAATCGGCTCAATGGTTGAATCGTCTGTTGGTTCAGCAGCAGGCTACCATGTAGCGATGTCACGCATCAACATTGAAAGCACAGAATTGACTGGACCGCTCCTATTCAGCGAAGAAATAGGGGATTTAACTTACGAACATCCATATGTCTTATTATCAGACAAGCCAGGCTTGGGAATAGAAGTAAACCAAGCACAATTAGATAAACTTACAGTGAAATCATGCATGATTGAATAG
- a CDS encoding immune inhibitor A domain-containing protein, translating to MKNSKWISILSASALTLSLLAPTAIAAPSETVPSINDWNSDRYGERIDIDGNLNKLSQDADFLKEAEKKIKAQADEVGNGDANAEANATFTYDGGTKKFLDRNLSFKDFTLRSVGDNVEIWVANDLSYGPNNPKPADVVTQAQVDKLRDEFDSNIYPTATEFFGTPESLDGSNSPLPGMVGLPEGYYEGSDKIIMLVDNVQDEGWDDPSYPFFVAGFFWQTLENYIDRNIVTIDTNSWDTRLESTFFGTTIHELQHLIQADNDGAEESWLNEGMSTFSEYLGGYGHGEGSINFYLDHPENSLVNWDEHGTAATGPETIADYGQVYLFTLYMYDKFGKEFIRELATDGTSQGITSVEKVLQDNATNKTFTEVYQNFMTALTLDNSNVSSDYNFDSIDLRELPVGNDGAVRGKTVDFEKAKTFEKEGVPAWGGDFKEFNFGKDVRGLEFDGVDFLPLQWQTVADPKGSGEQVLHANNGDEADQALIFGATVPATNATLTFDHFYNIEEQWDFGMVQVSTDNGDTWTSLENANTRTDVTEEGYPTIKENVPGFTGTNGDWTTETFDLSAYGGQDVLVSFRNLTDWGYNEAGWFIKDIQLGDFSADGTSTDTFQSLGQLKGEYVDFTTTFIQTKKNGKERVFHVDPFNVTDKQALDLQQVLREGNVKMITSYAAEAGQREAKEFTYEVQYKTKNLKAKKDKK from the coding sequence ATGAAGAACAGTAAATGGATATCGATTTTATCAGCGAGTGCTTTAACGTTATCGTTATTGGCACCAACAGCAATAGCGGCACCAAGCGAGACCGTACCATCAATAAATGATTGGAACAGCGATAGGTATGGGGAACGAATCGACATTGATGGCAATCTGAATAAACTGTCACAAGATGCCGACTTCCTAAAGGAAGCGGAGAAAAAGATAAAAGCGCAAGCAGATGAAGTAGGAAATGGAGACGCTAATGCCGAGGCAAATGCAACATTTACATACGATGGCGGCACAAAAAAGTTTTTAGATCGCAACTTATCTTTTAAAGATTTCACACTTCGAAGCGTTGGAGACAATGTAGAAATTTGGGTAGCGAACGATTTATCATACGGTCCAAACAATCCGAAACCGGCTGATGTCGTCACACAAGCACAAGTAGATAAACTACGCGACGAATTCGACAGCAATATTTATCCAACGGCGACTGAATTTTTTGGCACACCGGAGTCATTAGATGGCTCGAATTCGCCACTTCCAGGGATGGTAGGTCTTCCTGAAGGATATTATGAAGGATCAGACAAAATTATTATGCTAGTTGATAATGTGCAAGATGAAGGTTGGGACGATCCAAGTTATCCATTTTTCGTTGCCGGATTCTTTTGGCAAACACTTGAAAACTACATCGATCGCAACATTGTTACAATCGATACGAATTCATGGGACACGCGTTTAGAGAGCACTTTCTTCGGAACAACTATTCATGAGTTGCAACATTTGATCCAAGCGGATAATGATGGTGCGGAAGAAAGTTGGTTAAATGAAGGAATGTCGACATTCTCTGAATACCTTGGCGGTTATGGTCACGGAGAAGGGTCAATTAACTTTTATTTAGATCATCCGGAAAACTCATTAGTAAACTGGGATGAACATGGTACAGCGGCAACAGGACCAGAAACGATTGCAGACTATGGTCAAGTTTATTTGTTTACGCTGTATATGTACGATAAATTTGGCAAAGAATTTATTCGTGAATTAGCAACAGACGGTACTAGTCAAGGAATCACCAGTGTAGAAAAGGTATTACAAGATAATGCTACGAACAAAACATTTACAGAAGTATATCAAAACTTCATGACGGCGTTGACATTAGATAATTCAAATGTCAGCAGCGATTACAATTTTGATAGCATTGATTTACGCGAACTACCAGTTGGGAATGATGGAGCGGTAAGAGGTAAAACGGTAGACTTTGAAAAAGCGAAAACCTTTGAAAAAGAAGGCGTTCCGGCATGGGGCGGCGACTTTAAAGAATTCAACTTTGGCAAAGATGTTCGTGGATTAGAATTTGACGGCGTTGATTTTCTTCCATTGCAGTGGCAAACAGTAGCAGATCCTAAAGGTTCAGGTGAACAAGTATTGCATGCCAATAATGGCGATGAAGCAGATCAAGCATTGATTTTTGGTGCGACGGTTCCTGCTACTAACGCAACATTAACGTTTGACCATTTTTATAATATCGAAGAACAATGGGATTTTGGTATGGTTCAAGTGTCAACAGACAATGGAGATACGTGGACTTCCCTTGAAAATGCCAATACCCGTACGGATGTAACTGAAGAAGGTTACCCCACTATCAAAGAAAACGTTCCTGGATTTACAGGAACAAACGGTGATTGGACAACTGAAACCTTTGATTTATCAGCTTATGGAGGACAAGATGTTCTTGTTTCATTCCGTAACTTAACGGACTGGGGTTATAATGAAGCAGGCTGGTTTATTAAAGATATTCAACTAGGTGATTTCTCGGCGGATGGAACTTCAACAGATACATTCCAATCACTGGGACAATTAAAAGGTGAATACGTAGACTTCACAACAACATTTATCCAAACGAAGAAGAATGGCAAAGAACGTGTCTTCCACGTTGATCCATTTAACGTGACAGATAAACAAGCACTTGATCTTCAACAAGTTCTGCGCGAAGGCAATGTGAAAATGATTACTTCATATGCTGCAGAAGCAGGACAACGAGAAGCAAAAGAATTTACGTATGAAGTACAGTATAAAACAAAAAATCTAAAAGCAAAAAAAGATAAAAAATAA
- a CDS encoding L-threonine 3-dehydrogenase — protein sequence MERIMVTGALGQIGSELVGKLRGIYGNENVLATDIRQSNDQSGPFEILDVTDAQRMHDLAEDFGADTMVHMAALLSATAEEKPLLAWNLNMGGLVNALEASRKLGMQFFTPSSIGAFGPSTPKKDTPQDTLQRPTTMYGVNKVAGELLCDYYYTKFGVDTRGVRFPGLISNVAQPGGGTTDYAVDIYYQAIEKGSYTSYIAEGTAMDMMYMPDALQAIVDLMEADPDQLIHRNAFNVTAMSFTPEEIAASIQKHIPEFKMSYEVDPVRQEIANSWPDNIDASAAKAEWGFKTSYDLDAMTVDMLEKLKKKLQLV from the coding sequence ATGGAACGAATTATGGTTACAGGTGCTCTAGGACAAATAGGGTCAGAACTTGTCGGGAAATTACGCGGCATATATGGAAATGAGAACGTATTAGCAACGGATATTCGTCAATCTAATGATCAATCAGGACCTTTTGAAATTTTAGATGTAACAGATGCGCAAAGAATGCATGATTTAGCAGAAGACTTTGGCGCAGATACAATGGTCCACATGGCAGCGTTATTATCAGCAACTGCTGAAGAAAAACCTTTGCTTGCTTGGAATCTAAATATGGGTGGTCTTGTCAATGCACTTGAAGCATCTCGTAAACTTGGCATGCAATTTTTCACGCCTAGTTCTATTGGGGCGTTCGGTCCTTCAACACCTAAAAAAGATACACCACAAGATACATTGCAACGTCCAACGACGATGTATGGTGTCAATAAAGTTGCTGGAGAATTATTATGTGACTATTACTACACCAAATTCGGAGTCGATACACGTGGCGTTCGTTTCCCAGGATTAATTTCAAACGTAGCGCAGCCAGGTGGCGGTACAACTGATTATGCAGTCGATATTTATTATCAAGCAATTGAAAAAGGCAGCTATACGTCTTATATTGCAGAAGGTACAGCGATGGACATGATGTATATGCCAGATGCGTTGCAAGCGATTGTCGACTTGATGGAAGCTGACCCAGACCAATTAATTCACCGTAATGCATTTAACGTAACGGCAATGAGTTTCACGCCTGAAGAAATTGCAGCCTCTATCCAAAAGCATATTCCAGAATTTAAAATGTCTTACGAAGTTGATCCTGTGAGACAGGAAATTGCTAATAGCTGGCCAGACAATATTGATGCATCTGCTGCTAAAGCAGAATGGGGCTTTAAAACTTCATACGACCTAGATGCAATGACAGTCGATATGCTCGAAAAATTAAAAAAAAAGCTTCAATTAGTTTAA
- a CDS encoding amino acid ABC transporter ATP-binding protein, whose protein sequence is MILIKNLHKSFGKLEVLKGIDTEVQKGQAIVVIGPSGSGKTTFLRCLNTLETPTSGSVTIDEQTVDFSKPLSKKQMMAFRKQSAMVFQHYNLFPHMTALENVMEGPVTVQKQDKKLARQKAEQLLTKVGLGEKMNDYPFQLSGGQQQRVGIARALALEPKVMLFDEPTSALDPELVGEVLQVMKELAAEGMTMVVVTHEMRFAKGVADEVLFMDEGRIVERGKPEDIFNNPKEERTKRFLSLIQETEV, encoded by the coding sequence ATGATTTTAATAAAAAATTTGCATAAAAGTTTCGGCAAACTTGAAGTATTAAAAGGCATTGATACGGAAGTTCAAAAAGGACAAGCAATTGTCGTGATTGGTCCATCTGGTTCTGGTAAAACGACTTTTCTACGGTGCCTTAATACATTAGAAACACCAACTTCTGGATCGGTCACAATCGATGAACAAACAGTCGATTTTTCGAAACCATTGTCAAAAAAACAGATGATGGCTTTTCGTAAACAATCAGCAATGGTGTTTCAGCATTATAATTTATTTCCTCACATGACCGCTCTTGAAAATGTCATGGAAGGTCCTGTTACGGTTCAAAAACAAGATAAAAAACTAGCAAGGCAAAAAGCTGAGCAATTGCTGACAAAAGTCGGACTCGGTGAAAAGATGAATGACTACCCGTTCCAATTAAGTGGTGGTCAACAGCAACGCGTCGGCATCGCACGTGCATTAGCACTTGAACCAAAAGTTATGTTATTCGATGAGCCAACTTCCGCGCTCGATCCTGAGTTAGTGGGAGAAGTATTGCAAGTAATGAAAGAACTTGCGGCTGAAGGTATGACGATGGTCGTCGTTACGCACGAAATGCGCTTTGCTAAAGGTGTAGCTGATGAAGTTTTATTTATGGATGAAGGACGCATCGTCGAACGCGGTAAACCAGAAGACATATTCAATAACCCGAAAGAAGAACGAACAAAGCGCTTTTTAAGTTTGATTCAAGAAACAGAAGTATGA
- a CDS encoding YjiH family protein: MQKYSTSTWLLFLIPSLLGILLFLVPVPTEDGWLVTIAVLANIMAGAIESIVPWIMMGILIVAALGSLLFVTKKVNETEYVSFFDKLFNVNLFWTFVRVLGAVFSIMVLFQIGPEPVWNEYTGGLLLSGDGLLSFLFTIFFFAGLFLPLLMNFGLLEFFGTMMVKIMRPLFRLPGRSSIDALASWVGDGTIGVLLTSKQYEANKYTQREAAIIGTTFSVVSITFAIVVIQEIGLGTYFLPYYATVILAGVILALIMPRIYPLKNKPTTFMDGSPQESQTEDVPKGYNIATHGLEKALSKAEDNRSVSKFFQDGFKNVLDMWIGVAPVVMAFGTVALILAEYTPVFSILGTPFVPYLNLLGVPEAAEAAQLMVVGFADMFLPAILGADIESEMTRFVVATMSVTQLIYMSEVGGLLLGSKIPVNILDLVVIFLLRTVIALPIVVGVAHLLF, encoded by the coding sequence ATGCAAAAGTATTCAACTTCAACATGGTTATTGTTCTTGATTCCTTCTTTACTCGGAATCCTATTGTTCTTAGTACCAGTCCCAACTGAAGACGGTTGGTTGGTAACCATTGCAGTGCTCGCAAACATCATGGCCGGAGCTATCGAATCCATTGTACCGTGGATTATGATGGGTATTTTAATCGTGGCCGCATTAGGATCATTGCTCTTTGTCACGAAAAAAGTAAACGAAACCGAATATGTTTCATTTTTTGACAAGCTTTTTAACGTCAATCTCTTCTGGACTTTCGTTCGAGTGCTAGGTGCTGTTTTCTCGATTATGGTCTTATTCCAAATCGGTCCAGAGCCTGTATGGAATGAATATACTGGTGGACTTCTTCTTTCAGGAGATGGATTACTTTCTTTCCTTTTCACTATTTTCTTCTTTGCTGGACTTTTCCTTCCACTACTAATGAACTTTGGTTTACTTGAGTTTTTCGGTACGATGATGGTAAAAATTATGCGTCCGCTTTTCCGTTTGCCTGGTCGTTCATCTATTGATGCACTAGCTTCGTGGGTTGGAGATGGCACTATCGGCGTACTACTTACTAGTAAACAATATGAAGCCAATAAATACACACAACGTGAAGCAGCTATTATTGGAACGACTTTCTCAGTTGTTTCTATTACATTTGCGATTGTGGTAATTCAAGAAATCGGTCTTGGAACGTACTTCCTTCCGTATTATGCAACTGTTATTTTAGCGGGCGTAATTTTGGCATTAATCATGCCACGTATTTATCCTCTTAAAAACAAGCCAACTACTTTTATGGATGGTTCGCCACAGGAATCTCAAACAGAAGATGTTCCTAAAGGTTATAATATTGCGACACACGGACTTGAGAAAGCATTATCAAAGGCGGAAGACAACCGCTCAGTGAGCAAATTCTTCCAAGATGGTTTTAAAAACGTCTTAGATATGTGGATTGGTGTTGCACCCGTTGTTATGGCATTTGGTACAGTTGCATTGATTTTGGCTGAATACACACCTGTGTTCTCCATACTTGGCACGCCATTTGTTCCATACTTGAACTTATTAGGTGTTCCTGAAGCGGCTGAAGCAGCTCAATTAATGGTCGTTGGATTTGCAGATATGTTCTTACCAGCGATTCTTGGCGCAGACATCGAATCTGAAATGACTCGTTTCGTTGTTGCTACTATGTCTGTTACACAATTAATTTACATGTCTGAAGTTGGTGGATTATTACTTGGATCTAAAATTCCTGTAAACATTTTGGATTTAGTTGTGATCTTCTTGCTTCGCACAGTCATTGCGTTACCGATTGTTGTCGGTGTTGCACATCTATTGTTTTAA
- a CDS encoding transporter substrate-binding domain-containing protein, which produces MKKFSLSFLLIGTMSVLAACGGSEETDTSNGEASGSDLLTTVQEEGTLVIGTEGTYPPFTFHDDSGELTGFDVEVAREVADRLGVEAEFLETQWDAMFAGLDAGRFDMVANQVGINPERQESYEFSSPYITSTAVLVVGEDNTDINSFEDLDGKLSAQSLTSNYAETATSFGAELEGIEGFNQAIELLNSGRVDATVNDNLTVLDFMKQRPDAKVKVVDQSEDAAQSALLFRKDSGAIVDEANKALADMIEDGTYDEISEKWFGENVLE; this is translated from the coding sequence ATGAAAAAATTTAGTTTATCTTTTTTATTAATAGGAACAATGTCGGTTTTAGCTGCATGTGGTGGATCTGAAGAAACAGATACCTCTAATGGCGAAGCTAGTGGATCGGATCTGTTAACTACAGTGCAAGAAGAAGGCACCTTAGTTATTGGAACAGAAGGTACTTATCCCCCATTCACTTTTCACGATGACTCGGGCGAGTTAACAGGATTTGATGTAGAAGTTGCACGCGAAGTGGCTGATCGCCTTGGCGTTGAAGCTGAGTTTCTTGAAACACAATGGGATGCTATGTTTGCAGGGTTAGATGCTGGTCGTTTTGATATGGTGGCCAATCAAGTTGGGATCAATCCAGAACGTCAAGAAAGCTATGAATTTTCTTCTCCTTATATAACCTCTACTGCTGTTTTAGTTGTTGGCGAAGACAATACTGACATAAACAGCTTTGAAGATTTAGATGGCAAACTTTCAGCACAATCGTTAACGAGTAACTATGCGGAAACAGCTACTTCTTTTGGCGCAGAGTTGGAAGGTATTGAAGGATTTAACCAAGCAATCGAATTATTAAACTCGGGCCGTGTTGATGCGACAGTAAACGATAATTTAACGGTTTTGGATTTTATGAAGCAACGTCCAGATGCAAAAGTAAAAGTGGTTGATCAATCAGAAGATGCTGCTCAAAGTGCATTACTTTTTAGAAAAGACAGTGGCGCAATTGTAGATGAAGCCAACAAAGCTTTGGCCGATATGATCGAAGACGGCACATACGACGAAATTTCAGAAAAATGGTTTGGTGAAAATGTACTTGAATAG
- a CDS encoding amino acid ABC transporter permease, with protein MYLNSIFSDPVRMERLVDIAQSSFLPLIEATLQFTLPLSIISFIFGLALAVLTALARISTVKIFQVIARVYVSIIRGTPLLVQLFILFYGLPTLGVTIDPFPAAVIGFSLNVGAYASEVIRAAILSIPKGQWEAAGTIGMSYTQSLRRVILPQASRVSLPPLSNTFISLVKDTSLASLILVTEMFRVAQQIAATNYEFLLLYGQAALLYWVICFALSIVQGRLENRFDRYISR; from the coding sequence ATGTACTTGAATAGTATTTTTTCGGACCCGGTCAGAATGGAACGGCTTGTGGATATTGCGCAGTCCTCATTTCTTCCTTTGATCGAAGCAACGCTTCAATTCACTTTGCCATTATCCATTATCTCGTTTATTTTCGGATTGGCATTAGCGGTTTTGACAGCCTTGGCAAGAATTTCGACGGTTAAAATTTTTCAAGTTATCGCTCGTGTCTATGTTTCAATTATTCGTGGTACTCCTTTACTCGTTCAACTGTTTATTCTTTTTTATGGACTGCCAACACTCGGCGTGACAATCGATCCATTTCCAGCTGCTGTAATTGGTTTTTCATTAAACGTTGGAGCTTATGCTTCTGAAGTTATTCGAGCAGCGATTTTATCGATTCCAAAAGGTCAATGGGAAGCAGCCGGCACAATTGGCATGTCATACACACAATCATTGCGGCGTGTTATTTTGCCGCAAGCATCTCGTGTTTCGTTGCCTCCTCTGTCAAATACGTTTATCAGTTTAGTAAAAGATACATCTCTCGCCTCACTTATTCTCGTAACTGAAATGTTCCGAGTCGCTCAGCAAATTGCCGCGACTAATTATGAATTTTTGTTATTATACGGACAAGCAGCATTGCTTTACTGGGTCATCTGCTTTGCCTTGTCCATAGTTCAAGGCAGACTTGAAAATCGTTTTGATCGGTATATTTCTAGATAA
- a CDS encoding glycine C-acetyltransferase — MSKKLDAFLDENLTELKEQGLYNEIDPVEGPNGAIIKVRGKDLINLSSNNYLGLATNEDLKQVAKDAIDKYGVGAGAVRTINGTLDLHVKLEEKLAEFKGTEAAISYQSGFNCNMAAISAVMDKNDAILSDQLNHASIIDGCRLSKAKIIAFKHSDMEDLRMKAKEATESGLYNKVMVITDGVFSMDGDIAKLPEIVEIAKEFDLITYVDDAHGSGVTGKGKGTVKHFGLEKEIDMQMGTLSKAVGVVGGYVAGKKNLIDWLKVRSRPFLFSTAVTPGDVAAITAAVQMIIDSTELHDKLWENGDYLKKGLDALGFDIGHSETPITPCIIGDEKLTQQFSKRLFEEGVYAKSIVFPTVPKGTGRVRNMPTAAHTKEMLDEAIATYEKVGKELGVIN; from the coding sequence TTGTCAAAAAAACTAGATGCATTTTTAGATGAGAACTTAACAGAATTAAAAGAGCAGGGTCTTTATAACGAAATTGACCCAGTTGAAGGACCGAACGGCGCGATCATCAAAGTGCGCGGCAAAGATCTAATCAACCTTTCTTCAAATAATTACTTAGGTCTTGCGACAAACGAAGACTTGAAGCAAGTAGCAAAAGACGCAATCGATAAATACGGTGTTGGCGCAGGCGCGGTTCGTACAATTAACGGAACGCTTGACCTACACGTGAAATTAGAAGAAAAGCTTGCTGAATTCAAAGGAACAGAAGCAGCGATTTCGTATCAATCAGGATTTAATTGCAACATGGCTGCAATTTCAGCAGTAATGGACAAAAATGATGCGATTCTGTCAGATCAATTAAACCATGCTTCAATTATCGACGGTTGCCGCTTATCAAAAGCAAAAATCATTGCGTTTAAACATTCTGATATGGAAGACCTTCGCATGAAAGCAAAAGAAGCAACAGAATCAGGTCTTTACAATAAAGTGATGGTCATCACAGATGGCGTCTTCTCAATGGATGGCGATATTGCCAAGCTTCCAGAAATCGTAGAAATTGCGAAAGAATTTGATTTGATTACGTATGTAGATGATGCACACGGATCAGGCGTAACGGGTAAAGGAAAAGGAACTGTAAAACATTTCGGTCTTGAAAAAGAAATCGATATGCAAATGGGGACATTGTCTAAAGCAGTCGGCGTTGTCGGCGGTTATGTTGCTGGTAAGAAAAACTTGATCGACTGGTTGAAAGTTCGTTCACGTCCGTTCTTGTTCTCAACAGCGGTAACTCCAGGCGACGTTGCAGCAATCACAGCAGCAGTTCAAATGATTATCGACTCAACAGAATTGCACGATAAGCTATGGGAAAACGGTGACTACTTGAAAAAAGGTCTAGACGCTTTAGGCTTTGACATCGGTCATTCAGAAACGCCGATCACACCGTGCATCATTGGTGACGAGAAGTTAACACAACAATTCTCGAAACGTTTATTTGAAGAAGGCGTATATGCAAAATCAATCGTCTTTCCAACGGTTCCAAAAGGCACTGGGCGCGTACGCAATATGCCAACAGCTGCACACACGAAAGAAATGTTAGATGAAGCGATCGCGACTTATGAAAAAGTCGGCAAAGAATTAGGCGTTATCAACTAA